The following DNA comes from Miscanthus floridulus cultivar M001 chromosome 5, ASM1932011v1, whole genome shotgun sequence.
tgagggcgaggccggagcccccaagacctccgacgtcagggcggtggacgccgaggccatcaaggtagagatggcggaggccagagccctcgggTCCGTCaagaccgaggcgatggaggtggagacggggcaaattttggcgccgcccctggttcagacaatctcgtctgatgattcctcccgagggaaggaggcagcggacgtcgaggcggccagtaccgcggagcaacaagtcccagatcctgccgaggggagttcggcccttgtccCGCTatggcccgagccccgtgggtggaacttcccgcgtgttttctggcgggaccaggctgatcccgagggggagcctgtgttcgcccttgaggacgtcgccgagggggggcgttgggataccctcgaggagtATCGCCGATTGGCCGTGCGGTcgttgcagacagcgatgactgtcatggaaagggacttgcctggtgtcactcgggtgagtactttcccctctcgtgccgcgttgttttctctccgagcccgctCGCAGTGTTTTGAcgtgtgttttttgttttgcctccttaggagctcgagacccgatcccttgggaaatcggtgttcctgcgaaatgagagggatatctgggaccagctccggcgccagaagggcttgcttgccgatgcccagggactattgtcggcgcggagtgcggaagtggaggacctccgccttcgttgtgccgacattcaggcggagttggccatggctaaggagcagtccgcccctctggtggccaagatcaaggaactggaggaggagcgagactccttcaggcttcgggcccaagaagcgacggcctctgcgaaggctacagccgggcagctgggtgcggagcagagcgagcatcaggcgacaaaagtcgccctggcagaggctaccaaggcggccgaggcctctcgggtcgaggtctcagcctggaagggcaaggccgagggtaagttccgctgaaccatgttcctcGTTCCATTTGCTCTTTTTGTCCTGGTTCGCGCTTGACTCCTGGCCCCTTgctgcgacgtagatctggagaaagaggcctcccaggcggctgaggcctccgttgcggcgcaagcagcgctggatgtcgaggtccgggagcacgaggcgctgcgcagcgctgcccggtctgcctgcgaggctctggacgtcgaggaggtccaatcagctagctcccttgggagccgcctcatcgcgttgagcggccacgtccgcgagagactccggggggcgttgcacatgggtgtcaagcgcgccctggccgtcgtctcctcgcactacgccatcaacctcgaggctgtcagcgacggctacgtgttgccagaagatgacgaggaggctgatgcagaggtcgtgaggctgttggaggcggccgaggcacctggcaccgcgttggccaagctgttcgaagaagaggtggtccctcccgcaccagccgccgatccttgagctttgacctgggccaaaaggggccatgtaatcGGATCGAATTAGTTGCCGAATCGTGAcgttttttgtggccgtcgaggcccttaaagtatttgcgtatgtgtgcTTCTTAACCGTTTTCCATTTTATTTCTAAGttcgtgccctctgtctcgatcgtgaagaaatccctcggaacctaagccgtccttcggcgaagggcggtgagggagctgccgtagcccagaggcgtaggacGTTCTCACGACCcggccggccctttggcctccagacaggcttttggtctttgggtttcttgcgaaggtcccgtcggagcgcgagagagtttggcgtggaaattttcggaaaaacgattgagaaatggtgtccgggacttaggggggttccccctttttagcccccgagggaggctcgactttgcagaggcagagccgagtctcccttattgcgttatagtgacgtcgagcccctatcgatagacaacctctctgcaaagaacttcctcggaacctaagctgtcctttgggcgaaacggtggtgagggagctgccgtagcccagaggcataggccgttctcacgactcggccggccttttcgcccttgagacgatctttcggtccttgggtCCTATACAGCcgatttgtctataagggggttcctcgaaagattataacaattaaagaacgcttctttatttatttcgagaaacaatgtaaacaacgtttggaaatttaagggtagaaacgacgtagctgttctatgttccaagcgttggtga
Coding sequences within:
- the LOC136451709 gene encoding uncharacterized protein; protein product: MTVMERDLPGVTRELETRSLGKSVFLRNERDIWDQLRRQKGLLADAQGLLSARSAEVEDLRLRCADIQAELAMAKEQSAPLVAKIKELEEERDSFRLRAQEATASAKATAGQLGAEQSEHQATKVALAEATKAAEASRVEVSAWKGKAEGKFR